Genomic DNA from Thermomicrobiales bacterium:
CGGGCGAGCCATTGGCCGCCCGTGCTTCATACATGCTTGCCCACACGCCGCGACCTACCGGACGCTGATGCCGGTGCCGGACATCACGCGGCCGATCTGCCAGATCGACAGACCGACTTCGGCGAAGTCGGCGCGGAGGGCGTCGGCGTCCTTCTCGGCGATGGACACGAGCAGGCCGCCGGACGTCTCGGGGCTGTAAAGCAGCCGGACGACGTCGGCATCGACGGCAGGATCGTGCGTGACGCCGCACTCCGGCAGCGTCTCGTAGTAGCTGCGGTTGCGATCTGCGCCACCGGGGAAGCGACCCTCGGCGGCGTAGCGCAGCGCGCCCGGCAGCCAGGGCAACGCGGCAGCATCGAGCTCAGCACTGACACCGCTCTTGATCGCCACCTCAGTCAGATGGCCAGCCAGGCCATAGCCGGTAATGTCGGTGCAGGCGTTCGCGCCGCTCTCACGGATGATGCGCGACGATGCCTTGTTCAGCATCAGCATGCTGGCGATGGCCGCTTCGGCGTCGGCCTCGTCGGCACCCTCCTGCTTGATCGACGTCGTGATGACGCCGGTGCCCAGCGGCTTGGTCAGGAACAGCAGATCGCCCGGTTGCGCCCCGGCCTTGGTCAGGATGCGATCCGGATGGATCGTGCCGGTCACGACAATGCCGTACTTCGGTTCATCATCGACGACGGTATGTCCGCCAGCGATGATCAGACCCGCCTCGGCCGCCTTCGCCGCGCCACCTTCGAAGATGCGGGTTAGGATGTCGAGCGGCAGGTTGTCCGGGAACGCGGCAATGTTCAGGCCGAGCAGCACGTCGCCACCCATGGCGAAGACGTCGCTCATCGAGTTCGCCGCAGCGATCGCGCCGTAGAGGTAGGGGTCGTCAACAACCGGTGGGAAGAAGTCCACCGTCTGGACGATCGCCTGCTCGTCGGACAGCTTATAGACCGCCGCATCGTCGCTCGTCTGCAAGCCAACCAGCAGGTTGGGATCAGTCGCAACGATCGACAGCGGTTGCAGTACTTGCGCCAGGGCCCCTGGCGCGAGCTTGGCTGCTCAGCCGGCGCAGGACGCCAGCGTCGTCAGCCTGATCTCGTCACGGGATTGCATACCCTGGTACTCCGTTTCACCATCGATCGTCACAACCGACGCGCCCACTGCGCGCCTAGAACAGCACGTTCTCCAGCTTGCGCTGATACTTACGCGTCAGCGGCGCGTCCATGCCCAACAGTTCGAAGACGGCGAGCATGCTCTTGCGGGCCGCGCCATCCTCCCAGCTTCGATCCAGCCTGACCGAGGCCAGCAGCTCTTCGAGCGCCTCCTGATAGAGCTCCTGCGCGGCCAGCAGCAGACCGTATCGATAACGCGCGCGCGGATCGTTCGGCGCGGCAACAGCCTCATCTGCCAGATCCTCGCCCTGGTGCTGGCTCACGTAGCGCTCAAGGAAGATGCGGTGCCGCTGCACCTTCACCTGCCGGTCTGGCGGCAGTCGATCCAGCAGCGATATTGCTTCATCATATGTTCCGCGCTTCGCCAGCAGCGACGCCAACCCAAGCACTGCGCCACGGTTGTCGGCCTGCTGCGCCAGCGCATCTCGATACGCCTGCTCTGCACCAGCCTGGTCACCAGCAGCCAGCATCGCCTCGGCGGCACTGACCGCCTGGTCTATCGCCGACGGGGCCAGCGACTCGAAGAACTGGCGCACGTTCGGCTCCGGCAGCGCACCGGTGAACTCCGACACCACCCGCCCATCACGGAACGCTTTGACCGCCGGAATGCTCTGCACGCGGTACTGTGCCGACGATGCCGGATTCTCATCCACGTTCAGCTTGGCAACGACGATCGAATCGGCGAACTGCTCGGCGACCCGCTCGATCACCGGACCGAGAATGCGGCACGGACCGCACCACGGTGCCCAGAAATCCACAACGACCGGCTTCGTGCGCGACTGCTCAATGACTGCCGACTGAAAGTCCGCGTCGGTCACGTCGCGAACAACCTGCTGTGTTGCCATCCTGCCTCACCTCTGACCACAGTACTGACTACATCGTCCTCAGCCTGCAACGCCCCAAGTGTACGCGCTGTTCCCGCTCTGCTCCGGTTACACTGGCGCGAGATGCGGACGGACAATAGACGAAGGAGACCCGACCGATGCCGATCTCAACCGATGAGCTGGTGCAGTTGGCGCTGGAGCTATCCGGCATGCCGGAGCTGCCGGCTGATTCGACCGTGAATGTTCCCGGCACCGGTATGTCGCGCGTGCTGTTCGGCATCGACATCGCCGGGGCGGAACTCCTGCTCGCCCGCCAGCTGCAGTGCGACGGCGTCATCGCCCACCATCCAGCCGGCGGCAGCTCCACCCGCGACTTCCCGGCCGTGCTGGAGCGCCAGATCGAGTTCCTCGTCGCCCACGGTGTGCCAGCCGAGATCGCCGAAGCGACCGTCCGTCCGATGATCGACGCCTGGTCGATGCGCGCCCATTCCGCCAACGCCGACCACACGCCCTCGTTCGCTCGCTTGCTCGGCATGCCGCTGATGAACATGCACCTGCCGCTGGACGAGCT
This window encodes:
- the selD gene encoding selenide, water dikinase SelD: MQSRDEIRLTTLASCAGUAAKLAPGALAQVLQPLSIVATDPNLLVGLQTSDDAAVYKLSDEQAIVQTVDFFPPVVDDPYLYGAIAAANSMSDVFAMGGDVLLGLNIAAFPDNLPLDILTRIFEGGAAKAAEAGLIIAGGHTVVDDEPKYGIVVTGTIHPDRILTKAGAQPGDLLFLTKPLGTGVITTSIKQEGADEADAEAAIASMLMLNKASSRIIRESGANACTDITGYGLAGHLTEVAIKSGVSAELDAAALPWLPGALRYAAEGRFPGGADRNRSYYETLPECGVTHDPAVDADVVRLLYSPETSGGLLVSIAEKDADALRADFAEVGLSIWQIGRVMSGTGISVR
- the trxA gene encoding thioredoxin, whose protein sequence is MATQQVVRDVTDADFQSAVIEQSRTKPVVVDFWAPWCGPCRILGPVIERVAEQFADSIVVAKLNVDENPASSAQYRVQSIPAVKAFRDGRVVSEFTGALPEPNVRQFFESLAPSAIDQAVSAAEAMLAAGDQAGAEQAYRDALAQQADNRGAVLGLASLLAKRGTYDEAISLLDRLPPDRQVKVQRHRIFLERYVSQHQGEDLADEAVAAPNDPRARYRYGLLLAAQELYQEALEELLASVRLDRSWEDGAARKSMLAVFELLGMDAPLTRKYQRKLENVLF